DNA sequence from the Coffea arabica cultivar ET-39 chromosome 11c, Coffea Arabica ET-39 HiFi, whole genome shotgun sequence genome:
ATGCAGATAAACCAAGCCTTTTGCAATTCCTTTCATTATCTTCAAGCGCATAGACCACAACAGAGGAGTAAAGGATACCATTCCAGGCTTTCCTGGGAACAAAGTTCACATACGAAGAATTTGAAGACAAGATGAGCAACACTGTTAAGAagaaatattgaaaaataagaataatTCGCTCCGAGTTGTGAAGTGTTAAACTTACCATGAATTGCAGCAGTAAGGTTTCCATTTGGAATGTAATCATATATCAGTAGCTTCTCATCCACAGACCAATAATAGGCTCGGAGGGTTACTATATTAGGATGCTTTAGCTTTCCAATTGCTTCAACTTCAGTCTGAAATTCTTTAAATCTTTGTGAACCACCTTCACCAAGTCTTCTCACTGCTAAAACATGCCCATCTTCAAGCACAACCTTGTATACAATGCCAATGCCACTCTTGCCTAGCACAAATGCAGATGCCTTTAGAAGCTCGTCTAGATCAAATGCCACCTGAGTGTCAAGTGGCACTAGATCATACTGCTCCACATTTTCTGATAAAGTTTCTGATTCATCCTTCCTAAAGCATAAACACTCCTTCCCTCTCTTGCCTCCCTTCTCAAAACCATAGCCATCAACCCTCCTTTTGCCACAAGGACACATCTTTGAATAACAATACGAAAACAGCAAGCCAACCATGCAAATTCCAATCACATCACACACAATAATTGCAATTACAGCACTTTTACTGAGCCCTCTTCCTCTGCTACCATTCTCATCCGTCCTTTGTGGAGGGTAGTTATTGGGCAACGAAGGATACGAAGATGGCGAACTTGGTCCACTGTCTGAACAAGGATCTTTCAATGGAGGGCCACAAAGGCCAGGGTTTCCAATAAAAGCAGTTGGCCCTCTGTTAATTAGAGCACCATTTTGTGGAATAGGACCACTTAATTTATTATAGGTGAGATCAATATAAACCTTCTCAGGAAGATTACCTAAGCTAGGAGGGATTGAGCCATCAAACATATTATGAGACAAATCAACAGTTCCTTGTAAATTAGTTAAATTTCCAAGATCACTAGGAATTGAACCGCTAAAGTTGTTATATGCAAGATCAAGTTTTCCCAACAACACCAAATTAGTCCCAAATCCATGAGGCAAAGGACCAGTAAGATTATTGTGACTAAGGTCAAGGAGCCTCAATCTTTTAcattgaacaaaagaatcagGCAGTGACCCATTAAAGAAATTCTCAGACAAATCTAGAGCTTGAAGGTAACTAAGCTTCCCTATTTCAGACGGTATCGGCCCAGAAAAGAAATTCCCAAAAAGAACCAAACTTTGCAGCCCCTGAGCTGCAAAGAGCTCACCAGGTACGCTGCCAAATAACTTGTTATTCCTTAAATTTACGTGTCTAAGCTCAGGTAAAGATccaagagaagaagaaagaaacccAGCGAGTTTCTTCTTAGGAATGCTAACAGAAACAACTTTCTGGTCTTTGCATGTTATACCATTCCAAGAACAGGGGGTTTCATCAGAATGGTTCCAACTGTTCATGGACCCTTCAGGGTCTTGCTGAATAGCATTCTTGAATGACATAAGCGCAAATCCTTCATTGTTCAAACACCCCACAAAACCATGAAAACTAAATAGACttaaaatgaacaaaattacAGTACTATTATCTAACATTTCCAAGAAAAGTGACCGTTGGAAATGTGTAAAAAAGGATGTGTTTTAAAGGGCTTACCTTTGTACACCAGGAAATCGAGTTGTTGCAGAGAAAGCTTAGAGAAGAACTGGGACTTGAGAGAACGTGAAGGAGAGAAAGAAAGGTCTGACAGGAAGTACTACTATTGAGAGCAGAAAAAAGAGTGATGGAGAAAGGTAAAGTTGGTTTCAGCTAGCAGAAGAAAAGAACAGGCATATTATTATTGATTCTTTAAggggaaaatgaaaaatgggaaacaaaaatgaaaacggAGTAAAGTTTTGTATAACTATTGAGGGTGTATATTATTGCAACTCAATAATGTATGGCTATATTTGGAGAgtgacattttcttttttttttttgggaatggTTATAGTTTAGCATTAGGCCGCTCCCAAAAGTTCTTTGCACGAGCTCATCACATATTCAATAACCAATACTCTTCATGTATAAAGCATTTAATGTTTTTCCATGTACACAATCCAATAATCAATACTTTACTTACAAATGCTTTCGGggatgattctttttttacctttTAAAGATTAATGGTGAGAGATTTCACTTAAAATTAGATGACTTGAACTTAAAACATATCAATTACAAGTAAAATACATTACCAATTATATATAGTCTATTACTAGTACACATGCATGTAGTTGTATCTTTCTGTATTTTTACTTTGAACATCATTTTGTGAATTTGTGTATGTAATCAAACTGACATCTCTGCGTGTGTGagtgtgtttttctttttttcttacatGAGATGAAATGTCTTTAAAAAGAAGGCAAATTTCAATCAGGTTTAGCCCAGAAACAAACAACGTTACCATGGAGTAAAAGAAACATTTGACAGTCTGGATTTGTGGTAAAACAAAAAAGTCCCAGTCCCCTAGGACCGTTGAGGGAGGACATTGTGCAATGAGTACAGTTAATATTAAATTCACCAGGGAACTCCTTCCCAGTAGTTGCTTTGGTTCCTATAATCAACCAACCTTTTTGACTGCAAGTGGTCCAATGAATTCAATATCAAAACATGCTAATCTAAGCCAGCTGCGCTTAGATTACCACATAATAGAGTATTAGTATTCCTAGTCCTAAAGCTGTCCCAAAATTGTACAGCAGCGCCCACCGCAGGTGAGAACCAATAGTGACTCTTCCTGCTATGCCTGCGACACCCTTGTCCCTCTATCTGCAGTACAGTAGCTGGGGTGCAATGAGAGCCACTACAAATATCAGTGAAAATTACACCTATGTAGTTTAGATATTAAAGCAATAAATGTACGTGTGAAAATAACAAGTGTAGACATGAATATAATTTTTGAACACAAATTTCaacaaatatgaaaaaaattttgtgtttttgtatGCAATTATACTAGCATACGCCCAGAGACAGTCAAGTGGTAAAATTGGCCTTTAGATTGAATAAAGTCTGAGGTTCGAATCTTTCCTTAAATTTTAACCTCTCTTGTCTAACTTGGGTGCATCACGAGAGGTCGCGGCGTATCCCCTAATTTGATGTGTCAGCTCGAATCTTAAGTGGCTCGAGTCAAGATATATTCtggatgaaaaaaaatttgtaaaaaattGTATTAACATACATTTATTACTTTAGTGCCTATATTTGTTTGGCTAGTATTTATTTCTACAGGGCTAAAACAAGAAAGTGGGGATATATTGACTGACATGTGGGCTAAGAATGAAAGAAGCCGTTTGTCAGGATGAGTAGCTGAGAATTTTTAGATAGGGAAGTAGAgtataaaataattaaagaaaTCACACTTTACCATTTAAAGATCATTTAATTATTCTTCGTGTGGCCCAGAGAGTAAATAAAAGTTATTCTTTgctgttaagaaaaaaaaaaattgtgtttcTTCTTCCCCTCATATTTCAATCTATAATTATCAATTCGTGATAATTACGCTGTACCATTGAAAGCTACCGGAGGACCAATTCAAAGCCGTTGCaggaatgggatgatgatgCCAAGGACTCAAGAATGAGCTTTTGAATAAGGATCTTCTATCTTGTAGCTCCAATAACGAAAGAAATCATCCATTATCATGCAAAGAATGCGTCCATAAagg
Encoded proteins:
- the LOC113717169 gene encoding receptor protein kinase-like protein ZAR1 → MLDNSTVILFILSLFSFHGFVGCLNNEGFALMSFKNAIQQDPEGSMNSWNHSDETPCSWNGITCKDQKVVSVSIPKKKLAGFLSSSLGSLPELRHVNLRNNKLFGSVPGELFAAQGLQSLVLFGNFFSGPIPSEIGKLSYLQALDLSENFFNGSLPDSFVQCKRLRLLDLSHNNLTGPLPHGFGTNLVLLGKLDLAYNNFSGSIPSDLGNLTNLQGTVDLSHNMFDGSIPPSLGNLPEKVYIDLTYNKLSGPIPQNGALINRGPTAFIGNPGLCGPPLKDPCSDSGPSSPSSYPSLPNNYPPQRTDENGSRGRGLSKSAVIAIIVCDVIGICMVGLLFSYCYSKMCPCGKRRVDGYGFEKGGKRGKECLCFRKDESETLSENVEQYDLVPLDTQVAFDLDELLKASAFVLGKSGIGIVYKVVLEDGHVLAVRRLGEGGSQRFKEFQTEVEAIGKLKHPNIVTLRAYYWSVDEKLLIYDYIPNGNLTAAIHGKPGMVSFTPLLWSMRLKIMKGIAKGLVYLHEYSPKKYVHGDLKPSNILLGQNIEPKISDFGLGRLANIAGGSPTLQSSRMISEKPQQRQQGSAPSEVGTVASAASIGSFYQAPESLKVVKPSQKWDVYSYGVILLEMITGKSTLVQVGTSEIDIVHWMQLCIEEKKPLSDVLDPFLADDADKEEEMIAVLKIAMACIQTSPDRRPSMRHVLDTLERLPVSSE